Genomic DNA from Cydia amplana chromosome 9, ilCydAmpl1.1, whole genome shotgun sequence:
GCCTAGTTAATGGTAAGGTTGAGGGACAACTGCAGATTCCTTGCTATTAACATATAATAGCAATGGTAGTAGGTACGTCCTCCAAAATTAAGGTTTACTTATACGTACTTTACAACTTTCAGTAGGTAcaacattatatacctacctacacataaaaaaacattaattacgagaGAAAACGTGTTTTTATGTCACCAATTGATAGGTAGCTATGCAACTAGGACACTTGAgagatatagatggtcaagcaaattttgtcagtagaaaaaggcgcgaaattaaaattttctacgggacgatatcccttcgcgcctacatttttcaaatttgccgcctttttctactgacaagatctgcttgaccaactataagtaggtacctatgggaGTTTGTCAAGGgtagatataatataaataaaaaacattaatatTCTTGTAGAGTTTAATacatacgagctttttattacATAAAACGATATTCAgtcttactttaaaataaattacctaagtGTAAGATTTAAATAAGTCATGTCACACGCAGATAATGGTTGTGAGACAGCTTTTATTACAAAACTGGGATCAATTTAATTCTTCGTAGAATTATTTATACGGATTGTAGTTAAAGCTAGGAGAATAGCTTTGAGTAGGATAGCTTGGAGCGTGATAAGACGGCTTCGGTGCGTATCCATGGGATGGGTGGTGGTACACCGGCTGGGGGCAGTCCTCCTCCCACAACCACCAAATAGTTATCAGCACTTCCAAATTTATCAACAATAGAGAAATCACTGGAATGCTCAACTTACTGATCAAAGACTTCAGACCACCTTTAGCAGTCAGCAAAGGCTTCACTATCCCGTTGATGACAATATCCTTGAAACCTTTTAGCTCCCAATCGTTGGGGGCAGATCCAGACAGCAACGCGAGGACCAGCTCAATCAGACCGCTGATCTTACTTGCCGCCTTCGTAGCCACTGGTTTCACTAGTAGATCTGGCTTTAACAGTGATAGTTTGGGAGATAGTTCGTGTTTGTATTGGGGTACGTAAGAAGGAGACCACGGTCCATAGTTCTGTGGGCTTGGGGGGTATCCATAAGACGGGCGGTGATACAATCCATATTCGTCCGCCCGCTCAGCGGCACGCGACTCCTGATTCTCATCCATCCTGTTTTCTGTCATCCTGTTCTCTGTCAACTGGTTCAAAGATTCGATGATGTCGTTGATCTCAGAGTTCAAGTTTTTTCTTATGAGCGAGGTATCCGTTGGA
This window encodes:
- the LOC134651051 gene encoding uncharacterized protein LOC134651051: MSLAVAFLTSVLLPYSICTLIVDPNGYQYEVGTLLPNDGVSFYPEASPPANYEYQPITNILEVPQIPEQRNIRQLQPSPPKVPTDTSLIRKNLNSEINDIIESLNQLTENRMTENRMDENQESRAAERADEYGLYHRPSYGYPPSPQNYGPWSPSYVPQYKHELSPKLSLLKPDLLVKPVATKAASKISGLIELVLALLSGSAPNDWELKGFKDIVINGIVKPLLTAKGGLKSLISKLSIPVISLLLINLEVLITIWWLWEEDCPQPVYHHPSHGYAPKPSYHAPSYPTQSYSPSFNYNPYK